From Alteromonas sp. BL110:
CAATACCTGCCTAGGATGAAAGTCTTCTTCACTGGTTATATCGGCGAAACGATTCCAAGGGCAGACAAGCTGACAATCATCACAGCCGTAGATGCGATTGCCCATCATTGGTCGTAACTCTTCAGGAATGTCCTTATCCGATTCAATGGTGAGGTATGATATACAGCGGCGACCATCCACTTTGTAGGGGGCTACAATCGCGCCTGTCGGGCATATAGTTAAACACGCCGTGCAGCTTCCACAGCCTTCTTCGATAGGGGCATCCACTGGCAGCGGTAAATTAATAAAAAGCTCACCTAAGAAAAACCAAGAGCCCGCTTCTTTATTGAGTGTCAGACTGTGCTTACCGGTCCACCCAATCCCCGCTTTTTCAGCAATAGCGTGTTCCAGCACAGGTGCTGAATCGACAAACGGGCGGTATTGGGTATGCGCAAGGGAATCGGTTATTTTTTCGCCTAGCTGCTTTAAGCGCTTACGCAACACTTTGTGGTAGTCTCGGCCTAACGCATAACGGCTGATATAGCCTATTTCTCGCTTTTTCAAATGCTTAGCAAATGAGGCATCAGGAGGTAAGTAATTCATGCGAACGCTGATTACACGCAGTGTACCTGGGACCAATTCATCTGGCCGGGCACGCTTCATCCCATGGCTCTCCATGAAAGCCATATCACCGTGGTAGCCATTGTCTAACCATTCCTGCAGGTGTGACTCGTGCTGATGTAGATCAATATCGCTGATGCCAACCTGTTGAAAGCCTAGCGCTGTACCCCAAGCCTTGATATTGTTGGTCAATTCAACAAGGTCGATAGAACTAATTTCGGACATTTGCTTATGCTAGATACTCAATTAACGTCAAGTTTATCATACAAACTATTTCGGGCCGATCAGGTTAGGGAAAATGAGGGACAAGCCGCCGCGGATTCGGGCTGCGATATGTTCACTTTGATGCAACGAGCCGGCGACGTAGTATTTAAACAATGCTTAGAGCTAATGCCCAATTCAGACGTTTATTTAGTATTAGTGGGCCAAGGTAATAATGCGGGCGACGGCTATATTGCAGCAATAAACGCAAAACTTGCGGGTAAACAAGTGCATTTATGTGCGGTTGAGCCTGAACGTACCCTAGAGGGCGATGCTGGTAAAGCACAGCAGCGTTGGCTTGATGCCGGCGGTAGTATTAATGGGTTTGATGCTGCACTCCTCGAGAAGTCTGACGTAGTGATTGACGCGCTTCTTGGTACAGGTATCAATAGCTATATTCGTAATGAGTTTGCTGATGTTATCGATGCCGTTAACTCATCATCGACCCCCGTGGTGAGCGTGGACGTGCCTTCAGGACTAGATGCTAATACAGGTCAGAGTCTAGGACGCTGTGTTCAGGCTGATATAACGGTGACCTTTGTGGGTATAAAGCCCGGGCTTGTCACAGGTGCGGGCAAACAATCATGTGGTAAGTTAGTGTATGCAGACCTAGGTATAGGTAAAGCCTTCCAAGCATTAGCCAAAGCTAGTGCGACCATGCTGAATATCGAGCACTTTAAGGGGATGGGACCTCGGGAAGTCAATAGTCATAAAGGGACTTACGGGCGACTGTTGTGCATTGGTGGAAACCGAGGTACTGCAGGGGCTATTCGACTTGCCAGCGAAGCGGCGCTTCGAAGTGGCGCGGGTATGGTGCGAGTGTATACCCATGAATCGTCGGTGGTGCAGGTAAGCGCAGGCAGACCTGAACTTATGGTTACCGACTTCAATTTGGAAGATGCATTAGCTTGGGCAACCTGCGTGGTTATTGGCCCAGGCCTTGGGCAAGATAAATGGGCTGAAGAAGCATTTGAAACCACATTAAAGCATTGCCAAAACCAAAATAAGCCTGTGGTTATTGATGCTGATGCGCTTAACCTTTTGTGTCAGCAGTCCACAGCGTACACCTTGTCGGACAGTATCTTAACGCCTCACGCCGGTGAAGCAGCGCGCTTACTGGGTGTTTCTATTGACGATGTAGAAAGTGATCGCTTTAACTATGCTAGACAGTGCTCACAGCGATACCACGCCGTCTGCGTACTTAAAGGAGCGGGCACGCTTATCGACAACGAAAAGAAAACTTGGGTTTGCCGTCACGGTAATCCCGGTATGGCCACGGCAGGAAGTGGTGATGTGCTAAGCGGAATTTTAGGCGCACTGCTTGCGCAAGGTGTAGAAACGGATCTTGCGGCAAAATATGGCGTAGTACTTCATGCAAAGGCAGGTGATGATATTGCCCAACTGTATGGTCAACGTGGTATGATAGCGAGTGATTTGTTCGACGCAGTACGTGCGCTTATCAACCACTAAATAGGTTGGTTTTGCCTTAAACGGGCAGGCATCTACTGTGTTTCTTAGTATTACTGTGGAATATTGTTGATGTCTTACCCGCATACCTCTTTTTTTTCTAATGAAGTAGATGATACCGCTCAGCTTGCCAAGGACTTAGCGCGAGCGGTTTCAAGTCAACTCCCTACCGATACTGTTATTTATCTTGACGGCGACTTAGGGGCAGGGAAAACGACATTTAGCCGTTATTTTATTCAGTCTTTTGGTCATTCAGGTAGCGTTAAAAGTCCAACCTATACATTGGTTGAACCTTATGAGTTGGATAGCGTCAATATTTATCACTTCGACCTGTATCGCTTGGCCGACCCGGAAGAACTAGAGTTCATGGGAATTCGAGATTACTTCGGCTCCGGGGCAATCGCGCTTATTGAATGGTCGGAAAAAGGCGGCGAATACTTGGCATCCCCAGACTTAGTGATTAGTATAAATATTACACCAGCGGGTAGGCAGTTCAATTTGGAAGCGAAAAATGCTCACGGTGCTAAATTGCTTCAGCAATGTAAACGCGTGTAGCGAACATTGAATTGAAAGAGACATTGAACAATTAGCGGCTCCGATGTTTACGAGAGCGGCATGACAATAACATAAAGGCTAATTATGGTGCGCAGTATAGTTTCGGTATTATTCTTGTGTTTCGTGGTGCAGTTTGCATACGGCGCACAAAATAACATCGACGGAGTGAGAATATGGCCGTCGCCGGACAATACACGTGTCGTTTTTGATATGAAGGCTGCGCCAGAATTCACCTACTTTACCCTCAAAAACCCCCTTCGACTGGTTATCGATTTTAAAAATACTAGTGATTCGGCAAAGCTGTCAGGCGTAGAAAATAGCGGTGATTTAATCAAAAAGCTGCGTTACTCAACCCCTAAAAGTAAGTCATCGGCTAGGGTAGTTGTTGAACTTAACAGAAATACAAAACCCTCATTGTTTGCTGTAACACCTAGCGGGTCTCTGGGTCACAGGCTTGTGGTTGACCTACCCGACAGTGCCCGTAGATCATCGTCAACGCAATCGGCCTCGACACCAACAGGTTCTGTGGTGATTGACGATACAAGTAGTGCACGTGATAGAGATATTATCGTTGCCATTGATGCCGGACACGGTGGACACGACCCGGGCTCAGTTGGTCCCGCAGGAACGTACGAAAAGCACATCACGCTTAGTATAGCCAAAAAGCTTGAAAGCAAAATCAACCGGGAACCCGGTATGCGTGCCATAATGACACGCAGCGGTGACTATTATATTTCTCCTAATCGTCGCCCGGAAATTGCCAGAGAGAAAAAAGCCGACTTACTTATCTCCATTCACGCGGATGCGTTTAGTCAACCACAGCCGCGAGGTGGCTCAGTATGGGTACTATCAACACGTAGAGCCGATACTGAACTAGGCCGTTGGTTAGAAAAATCAGAGCGTCACTCTGAACTGTTAGGCGGTGCCGCTGAAGTTATTAATGATAAATCTAGTGAACGGTACCTCACTGAAACCATTTTAGGCTTATCTATGGACCACAGCATGGCGACTAGCCATGACTTAGGAAACAAGGTGGTAGAAGAATTAAAGCAAGTGACCAGCCTACATAAAAGAAAGCCACAAGCTGCCAGCTTCGCAGTGTTAACTGCACCCGATATCCCTTCAATTTTGGTTGAAGTTGGTTTTATTTCTAACCCGCAAGAAGAGAAAAACCTAAACTGGTCTAAACATCGCGAGCGTTTGGCGAACGCTATGTTCAATGCTGCTAAGCGCTACTTCAAGCAAGTACCCCCTGATGGTACACTGTGGGCCAAAGAAAGAGTGAACAACCGAACGCACAAAGTAAGAAGTGGTGAATCGCTTTCATTATTAGCACAACGTTATAATGTGAAAGTAAGCAGTATTAAAGCCGCTAACGATCTTTCAAGCGATGTTGTTCGCGTAGGGCAGGTATTAAATATTCCAAGAACATAAACCGAAGTTTTGTTTTATCGGCTTTTGCCAGTGCGACTACGCGCTTACATATAAAATCATCACGAATTCATATAGTGAATACTATACATTGAATATCATAGGGTAGCCCTTTGCCTATACAGCTTTTATCTCCCCAACTTGCTAACCAAATTGCCGCTGGTGAAGTGGTTGAACGTCCGGCATCTGTCGTGAAAGAGCTGCTAGAAAACAGCCTCGATGCAGGCGCTACCAGAATAGAGGTCGATATTGAAAAAGGCGGCCATAAACGTATTCGTATAAAAGACAACGGTTCAGGCATTGTCAAAAGCGAACTGCAGTTAGCCTTGAGCCGACATGCGACAAGTAAAATTACTACCCTCGATGACTTAGAGCAAATTCTATCCCTTGGTTTTCGCGGCGAAGCGCTAGCTAGTATTAGCTCGGTGAGTAGATTGACTCTGACGTCACGCACTGAATCTCAAGGTGAGGCGTGGCAGGCGTATTGTGAGGGTAGAGAAATGGCGGTAAATATTCAGCCAGCGGCTCATCCAGTGGGAACCACAATTGATGTGGCAGACCTTTTTTATAATACGCCTGCAAGGCGCAAGTTCTTACGCACAGAAAAAACCGAATTTCAGCATATCGAAGACGTTATTAAGCGTATTGCATTAAGTTACCCTAAGGTTTCTTTCGTTTTAAAGCATAATGACAAAGTGATAAAGCGCTTTATCGCAGACAAAGAAGGCAGCTTATCAACGCGGATTGGCGCCGTAGTGGGGCAGAAGTTTGTTCAAAATGCTGTGCACATAAATACGGAGTATGAAGGTCTTCGCATAGACGCATGGCTAGGCAACGAAGCTATGCTGCGCAGCAGCAACGATTGCCAGTTTAGTTTTGTGAACGGTAGAGGCATGCGCGACAAGCTTATTATGCATGCTATCCGGCAAGCGTATGAAAGTGTTTGGGGGGTTATCGAGCAACCGAGCTTTGTAGTGTATTTAGATGTTAACCCTAAAGATGTTGATGTGAATGTGCATCCTGCGAAGCACGAAGTTAGGTTTCAACAAGGCAGACTGGTGCACGACTTTATCTGTAAAACGGTGAGTGATGCATTACACGCCATGACCGACGAGCAGCCCTTGACAGGAATGGGCACAAATCGCGCTGCAGGCTCTGATTTCATGAGTACACAGGTAGAACACGACTACATTAGGCCCCTACAAGAACAAACGCCTGATAACTCACGCGCCCTTAATGAAACCTCTCGTTATCCATCGGGGGCTTATTCGCAAAACGCGACGCAGAGTCACGGCCGATATCCTGGTGATGCTAAACCGTCGTCAGCGGGAAGCTTTGGTGGGGGTGGTGGCGCTAAGCTTTTGCAAGGCAGAGGGCAAAGTCGAGGGCAAAGTCGAGGGCCAGGCGCTGCTTATCAATCTAGCTATAACGCTTTAATGACGCCAAATAGTGACATCACCGATAGTGATAACGGCGCACAGCGCGCTAATACACACGTTAACCTTACTCCATTGTGTAGAATTTACCCACAGGAAGAAAAAATTTACCTTCTTTTTGCAACTAAAGTTGCAAGTATCTGGTTAAGCGAACTATTTTTAAAAGCGGAGCATGGACAACCGCTACTAATGCCGGTAGCCGTTTCTCTTGAAAACGTCGATGAAAAGCTTGTCGAATTATTAAACGCATCGCATTTTGAAATTAATAAAATAGCCGGCAAATACCGCTTGCAGCAGGTGCCTGCCGGAACAAGACATTTACCTTGGCTAAAATGGTTTGAGTCCTTTTTATCCATCAAGGGGGGCGGTGAAGTAGATTCTCTCGAAGGAGCAATGCGATCGCTCGTTTTAAGTGAGCAAGTGTTCGACAATGACGTATCAAATATGCTCTGGTACTGGTTGGATCAGCAAAGCGAAGCGAAACAATGGGAAATTATTGAGCAATTTGCTAAAGTGCGCCCCTTAAATTCAGTGCTAGATATGTGGGGAGAATAACGTGTCCAATGGCATAAATTCTGCATTGCCTGTAATAGCAATTATGGGCCCCACGGCGTCTGGTAAGACTGGTTTAGCGCTAGACATAGCAGCTCAGGTTGATAGTGAAGTAATTAGTGTAGATTCAGCCCTTGTATACAAAGGCATGGATATTGGCACAGCGAAGCCGACGCAGGAAGAGCGAGCGGGGGTGAAGCACCACCTAATTGATATTATTGACCCTGCAGACAGTTATTCAGTGTCGCAATTTGTAAACGATACGAATGGGCTTATCGGCGATATTTTAGCTCGAGGCAAGGTGCCAATTTTGGCTGGAGGTACAATGATGTACTTTAATGCCTTGATAAATGGAATTTCGCCACTACCTAAGTCAGATGAAAAGATACGAGATGATATAACACAGCAGGCACAACGCTTGGGTTGGTCTAAATTACACGATGAACTGCGTGGTGTAGACCCAATCAGTGGTGAGAGAATCCACCCTAATGACCCACAGCGTATTACTCGTGCACTGGAAGTGTATAGAAGTACCGGCAAGACGTTGACATATTGGCAACAACAAGAGGGTGAAAAGTGCCCTTATAACATTGCACAATTTGCCATAGCGCCCGCAGATAGGGCAGTGTTGCACGAACGAATCGCGACACGGTTCGATATGATGCTAGAGCAAGGGTTCGAAAAAGAAGTATTGAAACTCTATGAACGCAGTGATCTACATGAAGAATTACCTTCTATACGTTCGGTAGGGTATCGACAAATGTGGCAGTACCTAGACGGCCAATTGAGTTACGCAGAAATGCGTGAAAGAGGTATTATCGCTACAAGGCAGCTTGCCAAGCGCCAGCTTACGTGGTTACGGGGCTGGGAGCAGGTTTCATGGCTTGACACATTTGCTAACGATAATTTGATTAAAATTACAGCGAAAGTCACACTTTAAATGTTTGAGTGTGGTATACATTAGACGTGCAGTGATAGTGAAATTTCTATCATGAATAATAAAAACTAAGGATATCAAATGGCTAAAGGGCAATCTTTACAAGACCCATTCTTGAACGCTTTGCGTAAGGAACGTATTCCAGTATCAATTTATCTGGTAAACGGTATTAAACTTCAGGGACAGGTTGAATCATTCGACCAGTTCGTTATTTTACTGAAGAACACAGTAAGCCAAATGGTGTATAAGCACGCGATTTCTACTGTTGTTCCAGCACGCGCTATCACTATGCCTAGCGCAGGAGATTCTGAAAATACTAAAGGTGAATAATTTAAAAGGTAACGCGCTTGTTTGACCGTTATGAAGCCGGTGAACAGGCTGTACTTGTTCATGTTAATTTTTCCGACGAGAACAGTAAAGAAGACTTAAGTGAGCTTGAATTACTTGTGTCTTCAGCAGGGGTAAATGCGGTCGAAGTCATCACGACGTCCCGCAGTGCGCCTCATGCCAAGTTTTTTGTCGGATCGGGTAAGGCAGAGGAAATAGCAGCAGCGGTAAAAGCACACGATGCTAACGTTGTTATTTTTAACCACGCGCTTTCTCCTTCTCAGGAGCGTAATTTAGAAGCGGTGTGTAAATGCCGGGTGTTAGATAGAACCGGGCTTATTCTCGATATTTTCGCGCAGCGCGCGCGAACGCACGAGGGTAAGCTTCAGGTTGAACTAGCCCAGTTGAGACATATCTCAACCCGTCTCATCAGAGGATGGACTCACCTTGAGCGTCAAAAAGGTGGTATTGGTCTTCGCGGTCCGGGTGAGACACAGCTAGAAACTGACCGTCGATTGCTTCGTGGTCGTATTAAAGCCATTCTTCGTCGCTTGGAAAAAGTGCAAAAGCAACGCGAGCAGGGTCGTCGCTCGCGCAAACGCGCTGAAATTCCAACGGTATCCTTAGTTGGCTATACGAATGCGGGAAAATCGACGCTATTTAACACCATTACCGACTCACACGTTTACGCTGCTGACCAGTTGTTCGCAACGCTAGATCCTACGTTACGTAAAATCGAGTTAAAAGATGTTGGCCCCGCAATTTTGGCCGATACCGTTGGTTTTATTCGTCATCTTCCCCACGACCTTGTTGCCGCATTTAAAGCAACGCTTCAAGAAACGCAAGAGGCTGATTTACTGCTTCATGTTGTTGACATTGCCGATGCAAAATATCGTGAAACCATGGACGAGGTGAATGATGTACTTGAAGAAATTGAAGCAGATGACATTCAACAATTACTAATCTGTAATAAGATTGATAAACTAGACGACGTTCAGCCGCGTATAGAAAGAAATGACGAGGGCGTGCCCGTTAGAGTGTGGTTGTCTGCACAAACGGGTGAAGGAACGGAATTGTTAAGCCAAGCTTTGACCGAGTGTTTAGCTAAAAGCATGGTGAACTATACGTTGAAGATTCCCCCTGCACAAAGTCAATTGCGCGGCGTGTTGTACGAGCTAAACTGTATTGCAAGTGAAGAATACGACAGTCAGGGAGACTGGGTAGTTGATGTAAGAATGCCCACTGCCGACTGGAACAGGCTTGAAAAACGTCTGGAAAACGGAATATCAGAGTATGTTGTGCGACATTAAGCAGTGCTAGACACTGTATTGAGCATGCAAAATTCAAAAATATAACAGTAATCTATGGAGTATCAGCATGGCTTGGAATGAGCCGGGTGGCAATAATAACGACCCGTGGAAGAATCGCGGTGGGAAAGAGCAAGGTCCCCCAGATTTGGACGATGTTTTTAAGAACTTATTTGGTAAGTTTGGAAAGTCAGGTGGCAACGGTGGTGGCTCGGGCAAAAGCCTAGGCGGCATTGGTGCTGGTATTCTAGTAGGTTTACTGGTCGTGATCTGGTTCATTAGTGGTTTTTATACCATTCGTGAAGCTGAGCGCGGTGTAGTACTTCGCTTTGGTGAGTATCACCAGCAAGTAGAGCCAGGTCTTCGCTGGGCGCCTACGTTCATTGATTCTGTTATTCCTGTTGATGTTCAGTCAATACGCGATCAGTCATCATCAGGCTCTATGCTTACTGAAGATGAGAACGTAGTGAGCGTTCAAATGGAAATGCAATTTCGCGTTGTTGATCCATACCGTTGGACGTTCGCCGTTGAAAGCCCTGAGCAAAGCTTAAGTCAGTCTCTTGATAGTGCTATCCGATATGTTGTAGGTCATTCTAAGATGGATGACGTGTTGACTGACGGTCGTGAAGTAACTCGTCAGCGAGTATGGGAAGAGCTACAAGCTATTATCGAACCATATAACATGGGTGTGTCTATCATTGATATGAACTTCCGTGATGCCCGTCCACCTGAGCAAGTTAAAGATGCATTTGATGATGCTATTGCTGCTCAGGAAGATGAACAGCGTTTCATTCGTGAAGCAGAGGCTTATGCAAGAGAAATTGAGCCTCGTGCACGTGGTCAAGTAAACCGTATGAACGAAGAAGCTCAAGCCTACAAAGAGCGTGTGACGTTAGAAGCGCAAGGTGAAGTGGCTCGCTTTGAAGAGTTACTTCCTCAATATGAACGCGCACCTAAGGTTACTCGCGAACGTATTTATCTTGAAACTATGGAAGAGGTACTTAGCAGTACCAGTAAAATCATGGTTGATAGCAAAGGTGGCAACAACATGATGTATCTTCCGCTTGATAAAATCATGGAACGCCAGCAATCTACGAACAATAAAAATACGCGCAACACGCTAGAAGGCTTACAAGCACCAGTAACCGATGCTAACGGCCGCAGCCGCAACAGTTCGCCAAGTTCAGGCTTGCGCGGCGATAGCTACAGAGAGGGGAGATAAGCACAATGAAGAATTTGTTAATTGCAGTATTTGTTCTTCTTGTATTGCTTGCATCAGGCTCACTGTTTGCAGTTAAAGAAGGCGAGCGCGCCATTGTTATTCAGTTCGGTAAAGTACAAAGAGACGACGCGACTGGCGACACAAAAGTGTTCGAACCGGGTCTTCACTTTAAACTTCCGTTTATTGATTCAGTACGTGTGCTCGATGCTCGTATTCAAACGTTAGATGGTTCACCAGACCGCTTTGTAACAAGCGAGAAGAAAGACCTTATCGTAGACTCTTATGTAAAATGGCGCATTGACGACTTTGCCCGTTACTACTTATCAACAGGCGGTAACAAGCTTCAAGCAGAAGCACTACTTAAGCAAAAAGTAAACAACGGTCTACGTTCAGAGTTTGGTACACGTACTATTGCGCAAATCGTTTCTGGCGAGCGTTCAGCACTAATGAATCAAGCGATGGAGCAGGCATCTACGTCATCAGATGAGCTGGGTATTGAAATTGTTGACGTACGCGTTAAGCAGATCAATTTGCCGACTGAAGTTAGTAACTCTATCTTCCAACGTATGCGCGCAGAGCGAGCGGCAGTTGCTCGTGAGCATCGCTCAGAAGGTCAGGAACAAGCTGAAGTAATTAAAGCTAACATTGACGCTAAAGTTACCGTAATGCTGGCTGATGCCGAGCGTAATGCTCGTCAGTTGCGCGGTGAAGGTGATGCAATTGCAGCGCAAATTTACGCTGACGCTTACTCCAAGAATGCAGATTTCTACAGCTTCTTACGTAGTATGGATGCGTATAAAGCGAGCTTTAACAGTAAGCAAGACGTTATGGTTATTGCCCCTGATAGTGACTTCTTTAAGTACATGAATCAGTCTAACGGCAATTAAAAACTAGATGTTTTTGTAAATATGAAGGCCAGTCTTTTAGACTGGCTTTTTTACGTTCATTCTAAAAGTAACCTGCTGAATTAATAAGATTATTTCTATAAAATACGAAGCTAATTTCGCTAAGTGTACAGCCAGTTTACCTCTCATTTTCCCTATCCACTGCCAAATTTTCACTAAATCGGGTAAAATACCGCCTGAATATTATTAAAACACGCCACTTATTAAGTACAAAGTTAGCGCCGTCCCAGCGTTAACTTTGATGTAGTAGGCGTAAATAAACGACAGAGGGAAGATTTTGACAACGGAAAATAAAAATACAGCGTCTGCCGATCATAACGGCGGACAAGGTGGGTTATTCTCGCGATTTCTCGCTACAGTGGAATGGTTAGGAAATCTACTTCCGCACCCAGTAACATTATTTGCGCTGCTTTCACTTTTCATAGTGGTACTAAGTGGCATATTAGGGTACTTCGATCTAGCTGTTGCTGACCCTCGCCCTGTCGGTGCTAAGGGCCGTGAAGAAGACGGCATGATTGAAGTCATATCCTTGATGAGTGCTGAAGGCTTACAGCGAATAGTGACTGGGCTTGTCACTAACTTCACCGGGTTTGCGCCACTTGGCACCGTGCTTGTTGCCCTTCTTGGTGTATCGGTAGCGGAACATTCGGGCCTCTTGTCGGCAGCAATGCGCGCATTGGTTATGAACGCCTCAAAACGCGCTGTAACCTTTGCTATTGTTTTTGCCGGCATTATTTCAAACACTGCCTCTGAGCTCGGCTACGTGGTACTTATTCCACTGGCAGCAATGATTTTCCACTCCCTAGGACGCCACCCGCTAGCCGGTCTTGCTGCGGCCTTTGCTGGTGTTTCTGCAGGTTATAGTGCAAACCTATTGTTAGGTACGGTGGACCCCCTGTTGTCTGGCATAACAGAAGCAGCAGCGCATATGATTGACCCTGACTACATGGTAGGGCCAGAAGTGAACTGGTACTTTATGTTTATCAGTACTTTTGTGGTAGCCACTATGGGGGCGCTAGTTACCGAAAAAGTGGTAGAGCCAAGACTAGGTAAGTTTGATCCATCTGAGGCATCAATTGACCTAGGCAAACAATCTATGGATGCACCTACAGACTTAGAAAAGAAAGGTCTGCGTTGGGCAGGAATATCTTTTGTTGTGGTTTGCGCAATACTTGCGTTAACAGTAGTTCCTGAAAACGGTATTTTGCGCCACCCTGAAACGGGTGAAGTGGCGGGCTCCCCGTTCCTTAAAGGCATCGTTGCTTTTATCTTCATCACCTTTGCTATTCCGGGTTTTGTGTACGGCAAAGTAACCAAGTCGATGAAAAACGACAAAGATGTCATTGATGCTATGGCGAAGAGTATGGGAGCCATGGGGCTTTACATAACGTTAGTATTTTTCGCCGCGCAGTTTGTTGCTTTCTTTAAATGGACTAATTTAGGCACTGTGCTAGCCGTTAAAGGCGCAGCTCTTTTGCAAGCTGCTGGATTAGACGGCCCAGCCGTCTTCATCCTATTCATATTGATGTGTGGTGTGGTTAACTTATCGTTAGGTAGTGCATCTGCGCAGTGGGCGGTAACAGCGCCTATTTTCGTACCTATGCTTATGCTAATTGGTTACGCGCCAGAAGTTATTCAGGCGGCTTATCGTATCGGTGATTCAGTAACTAACGTCATAGCACCTATGATGAGCTACTTTGGGCTTATCCTTGCTATGGCAGCTAGATACAAGAAAGACTTGGGAATGGGCACGCTCATCGCAATGATGTTGCCTTACTCTATGGTCTTTATAGTAGGCTGGACTATTTTATTCTACATCTGGGTATTTTTACTTGGCATGCCGGTAGGGCCCGGGCGCAGCGACTTACTATCAGCCTTAAATAGATAGCTTTACGCGCTGCCACACGCTT
This genomic window contains:
- the hflX gene encoding ribosome rescue GTPase HflX, with product MFDRYEAGEQAVLVHVNFSDENSKEDLSELELLVSSAGVNAVEVITTSRSAPHAKFFVGSGKAEEIAAAVKAHDANVVIFNHALSPSQERNLEAVCKCRVLDRTGLILDIFAQRARTHEGKLQVELAQLRHISTRLIRGWTHLERQKGGIGLRGPGETQLETDRRLLRGRIKAILRRLEKVQKQREQGRRSRKRAEIPTVSLVGYTNAGKSTLFNTITDSHVYAADQLFATLDPTLRKIELKDVGPAILADTVGFIRHLPHDLVAAFKATLQETQEADLLLHVVDIADAKYRETMDEVNDVLEEIEADDIQQLLICNKIDKLDDVQPRIERNDEGVPVRVWLSAQTGEGTELLSQALTECLAKSMVNYTLKIPPAQSQLRGVLYELNCIASEEYDSQGDWVVDVRMPTADWNRLEKRLENGISEYVVRH
- the hflK gene encoding FtsH protease activity modulator HflK, translated to MAWNEPGGNNNDPWKNRGGKEQGPPDLDDVFKNLFGKFGKSGGNGGGSGKSLGGIGAGILVGLLVVIWFISGFYTIREAERGVVLRFGEYHQQVEPGLRWAPTFIDSVIPVDVQSIRDQSSSGSMLTEDENVVSVQMEMQFRVVDPYRWTFAVESPEQSLSQSLDSAIRYVVGHSKMDDVLTDGREVTRQRVWEELQAIIEPYNMGVSIIDMNFRDARPPEQVKDAFDDAIAAQEDEQRFIREAEAYAREIEPRARGQVNRMNEEAQAYKERVTLEAQGEVARFEELLPQYERAPKVTRERIYLETMEEVLSSTSKIMVDSKGGNNMMYLPLDKIMERQQSTNNKNTRNTLEGLQAPVTDANGRSRNSSPSSGLRGDSYREGR
- the hflC gene encoding protease modulator HflC, which produces MKNLLIAVFVLLVLLASGSLFAVKEGERAIVIQFGKVQRDDATGDTKVFEPGLHFKLPFIDSVRVLDARIQTLDGSPDRFVTSEKKDLIVDSYVKWRIDDFARYYLSTGGNKLQAEALLKQKVNNGLRSEFGTRTIAQIVSGERSALMNQAMEQASTSSDELGIEIVDVRVKQINLPTEVSNSIFQRMRAERAAVAREHRSEGQEQAEVIKANIDAKVTVMLADAERNARQLRGEGDAIAAQIYADAYSKNADFYSFLRSMDAYKASFNSKQDVMVIAPDSDFFKYMNQSNGN